One Desulfobulbus oligotrophicus DNA segment encodes these proteins:
- a CDS encoding IS3 family transposase (programmed frameshift), whose translation MAKRTRRKHSAAFKAKVALAAIAGDKTLAELAQQFEVHPNQITTWKRQLSEGASNIFDKSPAKPEVDLKALHAKIGQLTLENDFLGKRAHQGGTAERKAIIDRTHKLPVTRQAKLVGISRSSLYYRPRPVAKADLELMRRLDELHLERPFMGARMLRDQVDRAGIKVGRRHVGTLMKRMGIEALYRKPGTSKKHLGHKVYPYLMRGMRIDRANQVWALDTTYIPMAKGFVYLTAVVDWASRKVLAAKIAITLEACHAVDVLQEAFTRHGTPEIINTDQGSQFTAEEFVRAVKDRGCKLSMDGRGGWRDNVFVERLWKSVKYEEVYLHAYDSVVEARRSIIRYFDWYNRCRPHSKIKRKTPNEAYTAMLPAVQQAA comes from the exons ATGGCAAAAAGAACGAGGCGGAAACATTCAGCAGCATTTAAAGCAAAAGTGGCCTTGGCTGCGATAGCCGGTGACAAAACATTGGCTGAATTAGCCCAGCAGTTCGAGGTCCACCCCAACCAGATCACCACCTGGAAACGACAATTAAGCGAGGGCGCCTCAAATATTTTCGATAAATCCCCGGCTAAGCCGGAAGTTGACCTGAAGGCACTGCACGCCAAGATCGGGCAATTAACGCTGGAAAACGATTTTTTAG GAAAGCGCGCTCACCAGGGTGGGACTGCTGAGCGCAAAGCGATAATTGACCGCACTCACAAACTCCCTGTGACAAGACAGGCCAAGTTGGTTGGCATCAGTCGCAGCAGCCTCTATTATCGTCCCAGGCCCGTTGCGAAGGCCGATTTGGAGTTGATGCGCCGCCTGGACGAGTTGCATCTGGAGCGCCCGTTCATGGGCGCCCGCATGTTGCGTGATCAGGTTGATCGAGCGGGCATTAAAGTTGGCCGCAGGCATGTGGGTACGCTGATGAAACGCATGGGCATCGAGGCGCTGTACCGGAAACCGGGAACCAGCAAGAAACACCTTGGTCACAAGGTATATCCCTATCTCATGCGGGGGATGAGGATTGACCGAGCCAATCAGGTCTGGGCGCTGGATACGACCTATATCCCGATGGCCAAAGGCTTTGTTTATCTCACAGCCGTGGTTGACTGGGCCAGCCGGAAAGTGCTGGCGGCCAAGATCGCCATCACCCTGGAGGCCTGCCATGCTGTCGATGTTCTGCAGGAGGCGTTCACCCGCCATGGTACGCCTGAGATCATTAACACCGACCAGGGGAGCCAGTTCACTGCCGAGGAATTTGTCCGGGCGGTCAAAGACCGCGGATGCAAGCTCAGCATGGATGGCCGGGGCGGCTGGCGGGACAACGTGTTTGTGGAACGATTGTGGAAGTCAGTCAAGTACGAAGAAGTGTATCTCCATGCCTATGACTCAGTCGTCGAGGCCCGCAGATCGATCATACGTTATTTCGACTGGTACAACCGCTGTCGACCACACTCCAAAATAAAGAGAAAAACGCCTAACGAGGCGTATACCGCGATGCTGCCGGCGGTCCAACAGGCAGCCTAA